Proteins encoded in a region of the Scyliorhinus canicula chromosome 2, sScyCan1.1, whole genome shotgun sequence genome:
- the LOC119961888 gene encoding WAS/WASL-interacting protein family member 1-like, which translates to MPPPPPPPPPAPPTFSLANTEKPLLNRSEQGGRNALLSDICKQKKLKKAVTNDRSAPIVSAPKGPGGGGGGGGGGGGGGGGGGGGGGGGGGGSAGLGGLFAGGMPKLRSAGNRESSDSGGSRPPIMPPGGRSSGPRPFAINNTPPKMSGSSLFPRNNNPEPPRNKLQPPNQPKFSRPDIGSKPDLGPPPLPNAPRPSASSMQTRGPPPVPGNRMSNPGPSPPNRNQGSPRQFSATIPPSSANRSFLPPTPSRLAEDKPSPPNPPLPNSNRPPLPPTPVRMTDDRPLPPPMTNRPPLNRDGPPLPPPQHQKPPVPQTPRPTPSFQAPPPPPPNRPGPLPTHPSAAPDIEIPKLPQRNLSLHSTSSSASPGSVRSGPLPPSERPPPPVRDPPSRSGPLPPPPPASRNGSIQKAPPVPQPPNRMGSDTRSGFRPPLPPDRGSPVAPPPPPTSMRNGFQESSQSMCEDEWEGRFSFHSISELPPPEPYVNFPKTYPSKQNKTESRDSGRRERGAPPLPPIPPIPR; encoded by the exons atgcctcctcctcctcctcctcccccacctgctcctccaacATTTTCATTG GCAAATACAGAAAAACCTTTGCTAAATAGATCTGAGCAGGGGGGAAGAAATGCTCTCTTGTCAGACATATGCAAACAAAAGAAGTTGAAGAAagctgttaccaatgataggAGTGCACCAATCGTCAGTG CACCTAAAGGACCTGGAGGAGGCGGTGGCGGTGGTggcggtggtggaggtggaggaggcggtggaggtggaggaggtggaggaggtgggggtggatcTGCTGGTTTAGGTGGATTATTTGCAGGAGGAATGCCTAAGCTTAGGTCTGCAGGAAACCGAGAGAGTTCAG ATTCTGGTGGAAGTAGACCGCCAATTATGCCTCCTGGTGGAAGATCATCTGGTCCCagaccttttgcaataaacaataCTCCACCAAAGATGTCTGGCTCATCTCTTTTTCCAAGGAATAATAACCCTGAGCCACCAAGAAATAAATTGCAGCCACCAAATCAACCAAAATTTTCAAGGCCAGATATAGGTTCAAAGCCTGATTTAGGACCACCACCGTTACCAAATGCACCACGACCATCAGCATCAAGTATGCAGACCAGGGGTCCTCCACCTGTACCGGGAAATCGAATGTCAAACCCAGGACCTTCTCCACCAAATCGCAATCAAGGGTCTCCTCGTCAGTTCTCTGCTACTATTCCACCGAGCAGTGCAAATAGATCTTTTCTGCCTCCCACCCCAAGCAGACTTGCTGAAGACAAGCCTTCACCACCAAATCCTCCACTTCCCAATTCAAACAGACCTCCACTGCCTCCTACTCCCGTTAGGATGACAGATGAtaggcctctaccacctccaatgACAAATAGACCCCCACTTAACCGGGATGGCCctccacttccaccaccacaacatCAGAAACCACCTGTCCCTCAAACACCTCGGCCAACTCCCTCTTTCCaagctccacccccaccaccacctaatCGAccaggaccccttcccactcatcCAAGCGCTGCTCCAGATATTGAAATTCCAAAGCTCCCTCAACGGAATTTGTCCCTCCACAGCACTTCTTCATCAGCATCGCCTGGGTCAGTGCGAAGTGGTCCTCTTCCTCCCAGTGAAAGACCTCCACCACCTGTCAGAGACCCCCCCAGCAGATCGG GAcctcttccaccaccacctccagctaGTAGAAATGGTAGTATCCAGAAAGCACCACCTGTCCCACAGCCCCCGAATCGAATGGGTTCAGACACGAGAAGTGGCTTCAGACCCCCACTTCCTCCCGATCGAGGAAGTCCTGttgccccaccgcccccaccgacGTCAATGAGGAATGGCTTTCAGGAGTCCTCACAGTCAATGTGTGAAG ATGAGTGGGAAGGCAGATTTTCTTTCCATTCCATCTCTGAACTTCCACCACCGGAACCATACGTAAACTTCCCAAAAACGTATCCTAGTAAACAGAACAAGACAGAGAGCAGAG ATTCAGGCCGGAGAGAACGAGGTGCTCCGCCCCTTCCACCAATTCCACCTATACCAAGGTGA